The sequence ATGTGGAGTGGCAAGATGCGTTGCGTCAAGTGCGGTCAGACACAGGGCTGATCATGTAATTCGGGGAGGGGTCCCGTTGGGTCCCCTCCCCTCACGGAGAGGGGTCTCGCGTGCCGGATCCGCACGCCGGCTGGGAAGAACTGCCGCAACAGGTGCGGCGGGCGGTGGAGGAGCAGTTCGGTGCGGTGCTGTCCACGCGGACGGTGCCGGAGGGGATCACCTGCCGGACGGCGCTGGTGCTCTCGACCGAGACGCGGACCCTGTTCCTCAAGGGGGTGCCCGTCTCCGATCGGGAGGGCGTGACGGCGCAGCGCACCGAGGTGCGGGTGAACGGGGCGGTGCGGGCGGTGGGGCCGGCGGTGTGCTGGGAGGCTGCTGCGGGCGGTTGGCACCTGGTCGTGTTCGACCACCTGGACGGTCGGCACGCCGATTTCGCGCCCGGAACGGCGGACGCCGGTGTCGTTGCCGATGTCCTGGAGCGTGCTCGGCTGTGCACGGCACCTGTCGGCGCGCGGATCCCGCCGTTGGTCGAGCGCTACCGCGCGGTGCTCGGCCCGGGGGACGCCGAACTGCTCTGCGGCTCGGCGCTGTTGCACACGGACACCAACCCGCACAACATCGTGGTCACCGCGAGTGGTGGTCACCTCGTGGACTGGGCGATGCCGGCGGTCGGCCCCGCCTGGGTGGATGCCGCGCAGACCGCTGTCCGGCTGATGGGGTTCGGCTGGCAGCCGAGGGATGCTCTCGGCTGGCTCACTGCGTTCTCCGCGTGGTCTCAAGCCTCTCCGTTGGCCCGCTCCGTGTTCGTGCGTGTGGTGACCAGCGATGCCACAGCCCGGTTCGGTCGGTACGCCGACGACGAGAACACGCGCTTCCGCGCACTCCTGGCAACCGTCTGACGCCGATGGGCGGAGCCAAGGGTTCATCGGCTCCGTGCGGATCACGAAGCTGCTTTGTGCCGGGAGCAGGTGACCACCGGAGCGTCGGTCCGGAGGTGGGCGCCCGCTTCGCGGGTCGTCCTGCATTCGGCTGTCGTTCGGGAGGGGTGGAAGGGACGGTGTGGCCCAGGCATCGCGGCAGCACCACCCCATTCGAGTGATCGTTTGCATTAATGTCCCGTGCCTCCGCTGCCGGGCCCGGCAGCTCTCCCATAACGCCCGCTTCAACAACCAGGCGTCCGCGCTGATGCTGAACTGACCGCAGGGACCTGCGCCAGCCCGTCGCCGGTCCGAGCCTCGGTCGGACCGGCGACGCGGCTCCCCCAGCCGGACCGGTCAGAGGAATTCGACGAAGAGCGGGCCTCCGTTGACGGGGAAGCTCTTCGTCGTGCAGGGGTCCATCGAGCCGAACACGACGTGGCACCCGTGGGCGCGGAACAGGAAGACGGGGGTGTCCGTATCCCCATGGACAGGAGTCCGCTGCAGCGGGCTCGTAGTCCGCTGGCCTCGTGGGTGAAGAGGCGCTGGACGAGAATGGCGGCGTCGCCTTCGTCGGTGGCGAGGATCCAGGTCGCGGTGGCTTCGAGGCGGACCGGCGGCGTTGCCGGGCCGGGCGCTCTCAGCTGTCCGGGAGGTCGAGGGTGGCGAGGGCTCCGCCGTCGGGGGCGTTCGTGAAGGTCAGGCGGGCGTTGAGGACCGCCGCCTGCCCGGTGGCGATGGTGAGGCCGAGGCCGTGGCCCTGGCCGCGTTCGGCGGCGCCGGTGCGGAAGCGCTGCGGTCCGTCGGCGAGGAGGGCGTCCGGGAAACCCGGTCCGTGGTCCCGCACGGTGATCCGGCTGCCGGTGACGGTGACCTCGACGGGGCCGGAGCCGTGCCGGTGGGCGTTGGCGACGAGGTTGGTGAGGATCCGCTCCACGCGGCGCGGGTCGGTGCGGACGGTGGCGGGCGTCGTCAGCCGGAGCCGGACCTCGCCGTCGCCCCTCCTGCTCACCTCGTCGACGAGATCCCCCAGCGGGACTTCGTCGAGTCGGGCGCTCTCGGCGCCGGCGTCGAGGCGGGAGACCTCCAGCAGGTCCTCCACCAGGCCGCGCAGGGTGCGGACCTGGGTGCGGACCAACTCGGTGGCCTCGTCGCCCTCGGGCAGCAGCCCGGCGGCCGTGACCAGGCCCATCAGCGGGGTGCGGAGTTCGTGGGCGACGTCGGCGGTGAAGCGCTTCTCCGTGGCGAGCCGGCCCTGCAGCGTGGTGGCCATCTCGTCCACGGC comes from Streptomyces sp. TLI_053 and encodes:
- a CDS encoding phosphotransferase, producing MPDPHAGWEELPQQVRRAVEEQFGAVLSTRTVPEGITCRTALVLSTETRTLFLKGVPVSDREGVTAQRTEVRVNGAVRAVGPAVCWEAAAGGWHLVVFDHLDGRHADFAPGTADAGVVADVLERARLCTAPVGARIPPLVERYRAVLGPGDAELLCGSALLHTDTNPHNIVVTASGGHLVDWAMPAVGPAWVDAAQTAVRLMGFGWQPRDALGWLTAFSAWSQASPLARSVFVRVVTSDATARFGRYADDENTRFRALLATV
- a CDS encoding HAMP domain-containing sensor histidine kinase codes for the protein MTARRVGPRLLDPRSLRWKITALVAVACGAVALVIGLLVHRATAERGERTGRDQAILQLTTAKQEFSRTGRRPDYASFESPAGLPQPLARAVEDTKVPGEYALWYDVKAPNWYWMWAAVQVDDGRVLTVRTDMSATVRSLQLLDRSIVKAALAALAVVVPVTVLATERMNRRLRHGSRTARRIADGDLDARIGRRGRARDEITEMSTAVDEMATTLQGRLATEKRFTADVAHELRTPLMGLVTAAGLLPEGDEATELVRTQVRTLRGLVEDLLEVSRLDAGAESARLDEVPLGDLVDEVSRRGDGEVRLRLTTPATVRTDPRRVERILTNLVANAHRHGSGPVEVTVTGSRITVRDHGPGFPDALLADGPQRFRTGAAERGQGHGLGLTIATGQAAVLNARLTFTNAPDGGALATLDLPDS